In Thalassotalea fonticola, a single genomic region encodes these proteins:
- a CDS encoding glycoside hydrolase family 17 protein: MSRQYHHRLQSQGKGSNYSHRMVLSGLDLSGLGEVELNTVVRKILADKIHGISFSPYIAGQGPGTIISEAQIRERLSIIQPYVNSVRSFSCTDGNELIPAIAKKNGLDTMVGVWLSDDLDKNEEELANGIAVANAGHADILAIGNEVLLREDLTEDQLVDYLNRAKVACPNVEVGYVDAYYKFVNYPRVTEACDVILANCYPFWEGCPAEYALPYMKEMYKQAKCAANGKRVVISETGWPDRGSPFEGSQPGYENAVKYFINAYKWAEEEGIDIFYFSSFDEDWKVASEGDVGAYWGLWDKEGILKYT, from the coding sequence ATGTCTAGGCAATATCATCACAGATTACAAAGTCAAGGTAAGGGGAGTAATTACAGCCACAGAATGGTGCTGTCAGGTCTCGACCTGTCGGGCCTTGGTGAGGTCGAACTGAACACGGTTGTTCGCAAAATACTTGCAGACAAGATACACGGTATTTCTTTCAGTCCGTATATTGCAGGTCAGGGGCCTGGTACGATCATTAGTGAAGCGCAAATCCGCGAGCGCTTGAGCATTATCCAGCCTTACGTTAACTCGGTACGCTCTTTTTCCTGTACAGATGGCAATGAGCTGATCCCTGCGATTGCCAAGAAAAATGGTCTGGATACCATGGTTGGTGTTTGGCTGAGCGATGATCTGGATAAAAACGAAGAAGAACTGGCCAATGGTATAGCTGTCGCCAATGCGGGCCACGCGGATATCCTTGCTATAGGTAATGAAGTATTGCTACGTGAAGACCTGACTGAAGATCAACTAGTTGACTACCTCAATCGCGCCAAAGTTGCTTGCCCGAATGTTGAAGTAGGATATGTAGATGCCTATTACAAGTTCGTTAATTACCCGCGTGTGACAGAAGCCTGTGACGTTATTCTTGCCAACTGCTATCCATTCTGGGAAGGCTGCCCTGCAGAGTATGCGCTGCCATATATGAAGGAAATGTATAAGCAGGCGAAGTGCGCTGCAAATGGTAAGCGAGTAGTGATCAGCGAAACAGGCTGGCCCGATCGTGGTAGCCCGTTCGAAGGTTCGCAGCCGGGATATGAAAACGCAGTAAAATACTTCATCAATGCCTATAAGTGGGCTGAAGAGGAAGGCATCGATATTTTCTACTTCTCTTCATTTGACGAAGACTGGAAAGTTGCATCAGAAGGTGACGTTGGCGCCTACTGGGGGCTTTGGGATAAAGAAGGCATCCTCAAGTACACCTAG
- a CDS encoding glycoside hydrolase family 17 protein has translation MMKTAAEILGNPDCLAISYGGYREQTRDVQPTVEQIKEDMKILAAMGIKILRDYNVQLQHAPNLLKAIKQLKDEDLNFEMYVMLGAWIDCQHAWTGREPNHEVESAQANAAEIQRAVDLANAYPDIVKVIAVGNEAMVRWATSYFVRPDVILKWVNHLQDLKRSGDLAADLWITSSDDFSSWGGGDPSYHCYDLENLIRAVDYVSMHTYPMHNSHYNPQFWIVPPEEEGLSEQQKIQAAMLRAKAFVIEQYYGVLNYMHSLGVDKPLHIGETGWATVSSDDYGAHGSRAADELKSGLYYQHMREWTNENNISCFYFEAFDECWKDQNNATGSENHFGLINLQGNAKFALWELVDQGAFTGLRRDGKAITKTYEGNEKVLMEEVLVPPTHY, from the coding sequence ATGATGAAAACAGCAGCAGAAATTTTAGGAAACCCAGATTGTTTGGCAATTTCCTATGGTGGCTATCGTGAACAAACACGCGACGTCCAACCAACTGTAGAACAGATTAAAGAGGATATGAAGATCCTCGCGGCAATGGGCATAAAAATCCTGCGCGACTACAATGTGCAACTTCAACATGCCCCAAATCTGTTAAAAGCCATTAAGCAGCTGAAAGATGAAGACCTGAACTTTGAAATGTATGTGATGTTGGGCGCATGGATCGACTGCCAACATGCCTGGACTGGTAGGGAGCCGAATCATGAGGTTGAAAGCGCGCAAGCTAATGCAGCAGAAATTCAAAGGGCTGTTGACCTGGCAAATGCCTATCCGGATATTGTGAAAGTAATCGCCGTTGGCAATGAAGCAATGGTCAGGTGGGCAACAAGCTATTTTGTGCGGCCTGATGTTATCCTTAAATGGGTAAATCATTTGCAGGATTTAAAAAGATCCGGCGACCTTGCTGCAGATTTATGGATCACCAGTTCTGATGACTTTTCGTCTTGGGGTGGCGGCGATCCAAGTTACCACTGTTACGACCTGGAAAACCTGATCAGGGCCGTGGACTATGTATCTATGCACACCTATCCCATGCACAACTCGCATTACAACCCGCAATTTTGGATTGTGCCTCCTGAAGAAGAAGGATTATCTGAACAACAGAAAATACAAGCGGCGATGCTCCGTGCAAAAGCGTTCGTTATTGAGCAATATTATGGTGTGTTGAATTATATGCACAGTCTGGGGGTCGACAAACCCCTGCACATTGGTGAAACGGGGTGGGCCACGGTTTCGAGTGACGACTACGGTGCGCATGGCTCAAGAGCAGCAGATGAGTTAAAAAGCGGACTTTATTACCAACACATGCGTGAATGGACAAATGAAAATAATATTTCCTGTTTTTATTTTGAAGCGTTTGATGAATGTTGGAAAGACCAGAACAATGCAACCGGATCTGAAAACCATTTCGGTTTAATAAACTTGCAAGGCAATGCTAAATTTGCCCTATGGGAGCTAGTAGATCAAGGTGCTTTTACTGGCTTGAGAAGGGATGGCAAAGCGATTACAAAAACATATGAGGGTAATGAAAAAGTTCTGATGGAAGAGGTTTTAGTACCACCAACGCATTATTAA
- a CDS encoding sodium-dependent transporter yields MASSRGEFSSRIGFVLAAAGSAVGLGNIWGFPTQTASNGGAAFVFVYLILAFTLAYPAFMAELLIGRYGQANAVTSLQKMSKTTFQKRFAFIVGFSGIIFASLILSFYGILAGQMMSYAVEPVIRTVGFEGIADWVVAGSLSRNLLFTASFMCLTLYIIRKGVQEGIEKWSKRLMPLLIMLLICLIIYVLTLKGASLGLNAYLNPDFSRILEPNLLISALGQAFFSLSIGTSTMVIYGSYISKKENLISLGAQVTLIDVSIAFIAGLLIIPAMYVAQAQGVAIFAEDGSLISGANVVFVVLPSLFNTMETVGSVVAFIFFVLMTVAALTSSISMLETPVSYVVERHNMERKKASTIIGGVIFIISLAIISNIEVLLGLVIATATEYGQPIVAMLACIFVGWIWQRNEILKELQQGNADVENSFFWKIWPWYVKFICPTAIAIVFIHYLNISI; encoded by the coding sequence ATGGCAAGTTCAAGAGGTGAATTCAGCTCTCGTATTGGTTTCGTACTAGCGGCAGCTGGTTCAGCAGTTGGGCTTGGAAATATTTGGGGATTTCCCACGCAAACAGCGAGTAATGGTGGCGCAGCGTTTGTGTTTGTTTATTTGATTCTAGCGTTTACCTTAGCTTACCCAGCATTTATGGCTGAATTATTAATTGGCCGCTATGGTCAAGCCAATGCCGTTACTTCTTTACAAAAAATGTCGAAAACAACATTTCAAAAACGCTTTGCTTTTATTGTTGGCTTTAGCGGTATTATATTTGCCTCTTTAATTTTAAGTTTTTACGGCATTCTTGCTGGTCAAATGATGTCTTATGCCGTTGAACCTGTGATCAGAACGGTTGGCTTCGAAGGTATTGCTGATTGGGTAGTTGCCGGATCATTATCTCGAAATTTACTCTTTACAGCATCCTTTATGTGTTTAACACTTTATATCATCAGAAAGGGTGTACAAGAAGGTATAGAGAAATGGTCAAAACGATTAATGCCATTGTTAATTATGCTACTCATTTGTTTGATCATTTATGTGCTTACATTAAAAGGTGCAAGCTTAGGTCTGAATGCTTATTTAAATCCGGATTTTAGTCGTATTTTAGAACCTAATTTATTAATTAGCGCGTTAGGTCAGGCGTTTTTCTCTTTATCTATTGGTACCAGTACAATGGTAATTTATGGCTCCTACATTTCAAAAAAAGAAAATTTGATCAGCTTAGGCGCGCAAGTCACTTTGATTGATGTTTCTATCGCTTTTATTGCAGGCCTTTTAATTATTCCCGCAATGTACGTGGCACAAGCGCAGGGAGTCGCTATTTTTGCTGAAGATGGCAGTCTTATTTCAGGAGCCAATGTGGTCTTTGTTGTTTTACCAAGTTTGTTTAATACCATGGAAACTGTTGGCTCTGTTGTTGCGTTTATATTTTTTGTACTAATGACCGTAGCGGCACTAACATCTTCAATATCGATGCTTGAAACTCCGGTCTCTTATGTGGTTGAGCGCCATAATATGGAACGTAAAAAGGCAAGTACGATTATTGGCGGAGTCATTTTTATTATCAGCCTTGCTATTATCAGTAATATAGAAGTACTACTTGGATTAGTTATTGCCACGGCTACTGAATATGGACAGCCAATTGTTGCCATGCTTGCTTGTATTTTTGTAGGTTGGATTTGGCAGAGAAATGAAATATTAAAAGAATTGCAGCAAGGTAATGCTGATGTCGAAAATAGTTTTTTCTGGAAAATTTGGCCTTGGTACGTAAAATTTATTTGTCCAACTGCCATCGCCATCGTATTTATACATTATCTTAATATATCTATTTGA
- a CDS encoding GNAT family N-acetyltransferase produces MFQLVATSEDIDEVVTVARIIWTEHYKPIIGAEQVEYMLDNFHSKQVIAEQIANEGYQYYLLKNDCSTVGYIGLQLKEKELFLSKIYVLSTQRGLGLGKLSMAFIKRIAEQNKLAKITLTVNKNNSNTIAAYYKFGFIKTGEVCADIGSGYVMDDLQMELTLS; encoded by the coding sequence ATGTTCCAGTTAGTTGCAACCAGCGAAGACATTGATGAAGTTGTTACCGTTGCACGAATCATTTGGACTGAACACTACAAGCCAATAATCGGCGCTGAACAAGTTGAGTACATGCTTGATAATTTTCATTCAAAGCAAGTTATTGCCGAGCAAATAGCCAACGAAGGTTACCAATATTATCTTCTTAAAAATGACTGTAGCACTGTCGGTTATATTGGCTTACAACTAAAAGAAAAAGAGTTGTTTCTCAGTAAAATATATGTCCTTTCGACTCAGCGAGGCTTAGGTCTTGGCAAGTTATCTATGGCGTTTATAAAAAGGATAGCAGAGCAGAATAAACTGGCTAAAATCACCTTAACAGTGAATAAAAATAACAGTAATACCATTGCTGCTTATTATAAGTTTGGTTTTATAAAAACAGGGGAAGTGTGTGCTGACATAGGTTCAGGTTATGTCATGGATGATCTACAAATGGAATTAACACTTTCATAA
- a CDS encoding HesA/MoeB/ThiF family protein, with amino-acid sequence MNLSDQEYIRYSRQVMLEQVGEQGQITLKNSHIIVVGLGGLGCPALQYLAAAGIGELTLIDDDVVDLSNLQRQVLYRSNHIGKAKVEAAEQQLYGLNSQVKINAINKKVEQVNLVKLLEKAGLLLDCTDNANSRYFINQACQQAGVTLVSAAAIGGNGQLAVFNFNQHKSPCYRCLYPDLEQQDTALNCQNTGVFGPVLGVMGSLQAIEAIKLLVQPGQVTANKLMLFDAWQLKFNAIKLSHNSLCPSCATLTG; translated from the coding sequence ATGAATTTATCTGATCAAGAGTATATTCGTTATTCTCGGCAAGTAATGCTTGAGCAAGTTGGCGAGCAAGGGCAAATCACCTTAAAAAACAGTCATATTATTGTCGTCGGCCTAGGCGGTCTTGGCTGCCCTGCCCTGCAATATTTAGCAGCTGCCGGCATAGGTGAGTTAACGTTAATCGATGACGATGTAGTGGATTTATCGAATTTACAACGGCAAGTTCTCTATCGCAGTAATCATATAGGCAAAGCAAAAGTGGAGGCGGCAGAGCAGCAACTTTACGGCTTAAACTCCCAAGTAAAGATAAACGCTATTAATAAGAAAGTTGAGCAAGTCAATCTAGTTAAATTATTAGAAAAAGCAGGTTTACTGCTCGACTGTACCGATAATGCCAACTCACGTTATTTCATTAACCAAGCCTGTCAACAAGCAGGCGTTACGTTAGTAAGTGCCGCCGCCATTGGTGGTAACGGTCAATTAGCAGTGTTTAATTTTAACCAGCATAAATCGCCTTGCTATCGCTGCCTATATCCCGATTTGGAGCAGCAGGACACAGCCTTAAATTGTCAAAACACTGGAGTATTCGGACCGGTACTTGGCGTGATGGGAAGTTTGCAAGCCATAGAAGCGATTAAACTGTTGGTTCAACCAGGGCAGGTGACGGCCAATAAATTGATGTTGTTTGATGCCTGGCAACTTAAATTCAATGCAATTAAGCTTAGTCACAACTCATTGTGTCCGAGCTGTGCCACATTAACAGGATAA
- the thiE gene encoding thiamine phosphate synthase, whose product MTIKPVSLKPIVWTISGADCSGGAGISADIKTLHSLGCEVCHFITANTVQNSNQLIAVNATECQVLQQQVDALKTDKPPAVIKVGLIVTLQQVHWLVAVLTQLKAANEKLVVVFDPVGSASVGGKFHDLTADSLTVLLPLIDVVTPNMLEAQVLANDNTDKVDLLAKGILKLGATAVVIKGGHSNQQVMEDYCLANIDDEQHVFQLASEKVNSDFSHGGGCSFASALAAYLANNHLLRDALTLTKAFINQGLKHHQGIKGYYGAFEQLGKANNANDYPQICGQLAEHYKALPAFKSLGIERDGSQGLGLYPVVDSLEWLTHLLPLGLEIIQLRLKNLEQDQLEQQIKQAVALCQATNTRLFINDYWQLAIKYQAYGVHLGQEDLQTADLHAIEQAGIRLGISTHGCYEFLLAQQLQPSYLAIGAIFPTVTKNMTGQIQGVDTLSHTLKLARHIPVVAIGGISLTRSEDVWATGVDSLAVVTAITQAEKPEQAVKDFQQLMSIPAGN is encoded by the coding sequence ATGACGATAAAGCCTGTGTCTTTAAAACCAATAGTATGGACTATTTCTGGTGCCGACTGTTCTGGCGGTGCCGGTATTTCCGCAGACATAAAAACCTTGCACTCGTTAGGCTGTGAAGTCTGCCACTTTATTACCGCAAATACCGTGCAAAACTCCAATCAGCTTATCGCGGTTAATGCCACTGAGTGCCAAGTTTTACAGCAACAAGTTGACGCCCTAAAAACAGACAAGCCCCCTGCCGTGATTAAAGTAGGCTTGATAGTAACGTTGCAACAAGTACATTGGTTAGTGGCAGTACTCACTCAGTTAAAAGCCGCTAACGAAAAGTTAGTAGTGGTGTTTGATCCTGTTGGCAGTGCCAGTGTTGGCGGTAAGTTTCATGATTTAACGGCTGACTCCCTAACCGTATTATTACCACTAATCGATGTTGTCACCCCCAATATGCTTGAAGCGCAAGTGCTGGCAAATGACAACACTGACAAAGTTGATTTACTGGCCAAGGGCATTTTAAAGCTTGGCGCTACGGCCGTAGTAATTAAAGGCGGTCATAGCAATCAACAAGTCATGGAAGATTATTGTTTGGCGAATATTGATGATGAACAACATGTCTTTCAACTTGCCAGTGAAAAAGTTAACAGCGATTTCAGCCATGGCGGTGGCTGCTCTTTTGCCTCGGCGCTAGCTGCATATTTAGCAAATAATCATTTACTACGCGACGCACTAACCTTAACCAAAGCATTCATAAATCAAGGATTGAAGCATCATCAAGGAATAAAAGGTTATTATGGTGCATTTGAACAACTAGGTAAGGCAAATAATGCCAATGATTACCCACAAATTTGCGGACAACTGGCAGAGCATTATAAAGCGTTACCTGCGTTTAAATCACTTGGCATTGAACGTGACGGCAGCCAAGGCTTAGGCCTATATCCTGTTGTTGACTCATTAGAGTGGCTTACTCACTTATTACCACTTGGCCTCGAAATAATTCAATTAAGGCTTAAAAATTTAGAACAAGATCAACTTGAGCAGCAAATCAAACAAGCGGTTGCACTGTGCCAAGCTACTAACACACGCTTATTTATTAATGACTATTGGCAGCTAGCGATTAAATATCAAGCCTATGGTGTGCACTTAGGCCAAGAAGACTTACAAACTGCAGACTTGCATGCAATAGAGCAGGCTGGAATTCGGCTTGGGATTAGCACTCACGGTTGCTATGAGTTTTTACTGGCTCAACAATTACAGCCATCATATTTAGCTATAGGAGCAATTTTCCCAACCGTGACCAAAAACATGACCGGGCAAATCCAAGGAGTTGATACTCTAAGCCACACATTAAAACTAGCCAGACATATTCCCGTAGTTGCCATTGGCGGAATAAGCCTAACGCGCAGCGAAGACGTGTGGGCAACCGGTGTTGATAGTTTGGCAGTTGTTACCGCAATAACACAAGCTGAAAAACCAGAACAAGCAGTAAAAGATTTTCAGCAACTGATGTCGATACCAGCAGGAAATTAG